In Ursus arctos isolate Adak ecotype North America unplaced genomic scaffold, UrsArc2.0 scaffold_29, whole genome shotgun sequence, the following proteins share a genomic window:
- the CUL9 gene encoding cullin-9 isoform X1 yields MVGERRTEDLMVPLGPRLQAYPEELIRQRPGHDGHPEYLIRWSVVKCGEVGRVGVDEGKTEHILMWLSAPEVYANCPMLLGERALSKGPQHEPAGCSGSFSRDPGGLDDTAMGEMEADVRALVRRAARQLAEGGTSSLTAAVLHTIHVLSAYASIGPLTGIFRETGALDLLMHMLCNPEPQIRRSAGKMLQALAAHDAGSRAHVLLSLSQQDGIEQHMDFDSRYTLLELFAETTSSEEHCMAFEGIHLPQIPGKLLFSLVKRYLCVTSLLDQLNNSPEPGAGDRGSLSPREFGQEKSRGQRELEFSMAVGSLISELVRSMGWARNLSEQSTLPPRPARSIFQPCISGPSLLLPTMIAAPRRQERAFRQRSEFSSRCGYGEYVRETLQAGMRVRMLDDYEEVSAGDEGEFCQSNNGVPPVQVFWQSTGRTYWVHWHMLEILGPEEAAEDATSGAVEKGAGAPLLGTALPSWDWKPVDGLYSLPYLQPEPQKNEQLGYLTQAEWWELLFFIKKLDICEQQPIFQNLRENLDETLGDKALGDLSVPVEMAEGLLQVLSSRFEGSTLSDLLNSQIYTKYGLLPDELSISSSSRSHSCTPDPEEESKSEANFSEEEHESPKAKAEPPKADAEPAKGKTEPPMAQSDSQLFNQLLVTEGMALPPEMKEAASEMARGLRGPGPRSSLDQHVAAVVATVQISSLDTHLQLSGLCALSQAVEEVTERDHPLVRPDRSLREKLVKTLVELLTSQVGEKTVVVLALRLLYLLLTKREWRPLFAREGGIYAVLVCMQEYKTSVLVQQAGLAALKMLAIASSSEIPTFVSGRDSIHPLFDAQMTREIFASIDSATRPGSESLLLTVPAAVILMLNTEGCSSAVRNGLLLLNLLLCNHHTLGDQIITRELRDTLFRHSGIAPGTEPMPTTRTVLMMLLNRYSEPPGSPEHTAALEAPGAQGQDGSPECLIQSLVGGPSAEILLGLERVLCREGGPGGPVRPLLKRLQQETQPFLLLLRTLDAPGSNKTLLLTALRIMTRLLDHPEAMVLPWHEVLEPCLNCLSGPSSDSEIVQQLLCFLHRLASMHKDYAVVLCCLGAKETLSKVLDKHSAQLLLACELRDLVTECEKHAQLYSNLTSSILAGCIQMVLGQIEDHRRTHRPINIPFFDVFLRHLCQGSSVEVKEDKCWEKVEVSSNPHRASKLTDRNPKTYWESNGSTGSHYITLHMHRGVLVRQLTLLVASEDSSYMPARVVVFGGDSASCISTELNTVNVMPSASRVILLENLTRFWPVIQIRIKRCQQGGIDTRVRGVEVLGPKPTFWPLFREQLCRRTCLFYTIRAQAWSRDIAEDRKRLLQLCPRLNRVLRYEQNFADRFLPDDEAAQALGKTCWEALVSPLVQNITSPDAEGVSSLGWLLDQYLEQRESSQNPLSRAASFASRVRRLCHLLVHVEPPPGPSPEPSTQPISKNSKVRDRSPGPSAALPSSSLRNITQCWLTVVQEQVSRFLAAAWRAPDFVPRYCKLYEHLQRAGSELFGPRAAFTLALRSGFSGALLQQSFLTAAHISEQFARHIDQQIQGGLVGGAPGVEMLGRLQRHLEPIMVLSGLELATTFEHFYQHYMADRLLSLGSSWLEGAVLEQIGLCFPNRLPQQMLRSLSISEELQRQFHVYQLQRLDKLLLEQENEEEQGLEEEEEEAEEEEAEKELFIEDSSPTVSILVLSPRCWPVSPLCYLYHPRKCLPTEFCDALDRFSNFYSQSQNHPALDMGPHRRLQWTWLGRAELQFGDQTLHVSTVQMWLLLHFNQTEEVSVETLLKNSDLTPELLLQALLPLTSDNGPLTLHEGQGFPYRGVLRLRTPGSQRCGEALWLIPPQTYLNVEKDEGRTLEKKRNLLSCLLVRILKAHGEKGLHIDQLVCLVLEAWQKGPNPPGSLGRTVAGGVACTSTDVLSCILHLLGQGYVERRDDRPQILVYATPEPTGPCRGQAEVPFCGSQTTKTSKPSPEAVAALASLQLPAGRTMSPQEVEGLMEQTVRQVQETLNLEPDVAQHLLAHSHWGAEQLLQSYSDNPEPLLLAAGLCLPQAQAAPARPDHCPVCVSPLEPDDDLPSLCCRHYCCKSCWNEYLTTRIEQNLVLNCTCPIADCPAQPTGAFIRAIVSSPDVISKYEKALLRGYVESCSNLTWCTNPQGCDRILCRQGLGCGTTCSKCGWASCFNCSFPEAHYPASCGHMSQWVDDGGYYDGMSVEAQSKHLAKLISKRCPSCQAPIEKNEGCLHMTCAKCNHGFCWRCLKSWKPNHKDYYNCSAMVSRAARQEKRFQDYNERCTFHHQAREFAVSLRDRVSAIHEVPPPKSFTFLSDACRGLEQARKVLAYACVYSFYSQDAEHADVLEQQTENLELHTNALQILLEETLLRCRDLASSLRLLRADCLSTGLELLRRIQERLLAILQHSMQDFRVGLQSPSLEAREAKGSNVPGSQSQGSSGLEVDEEDDDDDDDDDGPEWQQDEFDEELDNDSFSYDEESENLDRDTFFFGDEEEDDEAYD; encoded by the exons ATGGTGGGGGAACGGCGCACCGAGGACCTCATGGTGCCCTTGGGGCCTCGGCTGCAGGCATATCCTGAAGAGCTTATTCGACAGCGGCCTGGGCATGACGGGCATCCTGAATACCTGATCCGATGGAGTGTTGTGAAGTGTGGGGAAGTGGGCAGAGTGGGTGTGGACGAGGGCAAGACAGAGCACATCCTCATGTGGCTGTCAGCCCCCGAAGTCTATGCCAACTGCCCCATGCTGTTAGGTGAGCGGGCACTCTCTAAGGGACCTCAGCATGAACCAGCTGGGTGTTCAGGAAGCTTTTCCCGAGATCCAGGAGGTCTGGATGACACAGCAATGGGAGAGATGGAGGCTGATGTGCGGGCGCTGGTGCGCAGGGCTGCCAGGCAGCTGGCAGAAGGTGGGACCTCGAGCCTCACAGCTGCCGTGCTCCACACCATCCATGTGCTCAGTGCCTATGCCAGCATCGGGCCCCTCACTGGGATCTTCAGGGAGACAGGAGCCCTGGACCTGCTCATGCATATGTTATGCAACCCTGAGCCTCAGATCCGTCGGAGTGCGGGCAAGATGCTACAAGCTCTGGCAGCCCACGATGCTG GGAGTCGGGCTCACGTCCTTCTGTCACTGAGCCAGCAAGATGGCATCGAGCAGCACATGGATTTTGACAGCCGCTATACTTTGCTGGAGCTGTTTGCAGAGACCACCTCCTCTGAGGAGCACTGCATGGCCTTTGAGGGCATTCATCTGCCTCAG ATCCCAGGAAAGCTGCTCTTCTCCCTGGTGAAACGCTACCTGTGTGTCACCTCCCTGCTGGATCAGCTGAATAATAGCCCAGAGCCAGGGGCTGGAGACCGAGGCTCCCTGTCCCCAAGGGAGTTCGGCCAGGAGAAAAGCCGGGGGCAGCGGGAGCTGGAGTTCAGTATGGCCGTGGGCAGCCTCATCTCAGAGCTGGTGCGGAGCATGGGCTGGGCCCGGAACCTTAGCGAACAGAGCACATTGCCACCGCGGCCGGCCCGGTCCATCTTTCAGCCCTGCATTTCAGGCCCTAGCCTTTTGCTCCCCACCATGATTGCTGCCCCCAGAAGGCAAGAGCGGGCCTTCCGCCAACGCTCTGAATTCTCCAGCCGCTGTGGCTATGGTGAGTACGTGCGAGAGACGCTGCAGGCCGGGATGCGAGTGCGCATGCTGGATGACTACGAGGAGGTCAGCGCTGGGGACGAGGGCGAGTTCTGTCAGAGCAACAACGGCGTGCCCCCTGTGCAG GTCTTCTGGCAGTCAACGGGCCGCACCTACTGGGTGCACTGGCACATGTTGGAGATCCTGGGCCCTGAGGAAGCCGCCGAGGATGCGACTTCAGGAGCTGTGGAGAAGGGGGCAGGAGCTCCTCTGCTGGGCACAG CACTTCCCTCCTGGGACTGGAAACCTGTGGATGGGCTCTACTCTTTGCCGTACCTCCAGCCCGAGCCTCAGAAGAATGAGCAGTTGGGCTACCTGACCCAGGCTGAGTGGTGGGAGCTGCTCTTCTTCATCAAGAAGCTGGACATATGTGAGCAGCAGCCAATTTTCCAGAATCTTCGGGAGAACCTGGATGAG ACCCTGGGTGACAAGGCCCTGGGTGACCTCTCCGTGCCCGTAGAGATGGCTGAGGGTCTGCTGCAGGTGCTCAGCAGTCGGTTTGAGGGCAGCACCCTCAGTGACCTGCTCAACTCCCAAATCTACACCAAGTACGGGCTGCTGCCCGATGAACTAAGCATCTCGTCCTCTTCACGAAGTCACTCCTGTACCCCAGATCCAGAAGAGGAGTCCAAGTCGGAGGCCAACTTCTCAGAAGAAGAGCATGAGTCTCCCAAAGCAAAAGCTGAGCCCCCGAAGGCAGATGCAGAACCTGCCAAGGGAAAAACTGAGCCCCCCATGGCACAGAGTGATTCACAGCTGTTTAACCAGCTTCTGGTGACTGAGGGGATGGCTCTGCCCCCTGAGATGAAGGAGGCAGCCAGTG AAATGGCAAGAGGCTTGCGGGGTCCTGGTCCACGCAGCTCCCTGGATCAGCATGTGGCAGCGGTCGTGGCCACTGTGCAGATATCCAGCTTGGACACACACCTGCAGCTTTCAGGGCTCTGTGCCCTCTCTCAGGCCGTGGAAGAGGTCACTGAGCGGGACCACCCTCTGGTCCGTCCCGACAGATCCCTGAG AGAGAAGCTAGTGAAGACGCTGGTGGAGCTGCTGACCAGCCAGGTGGGAGAGAAGACGGTGGTGGTGCTGGCCCTGCGCCTCCTGTACCTGCTCCTGACCAAGCGGGAGTGGCGCCCGCTCTTTGCCCGGGAGGGCGGCATCTACGCTGTGCTGGTCTGCATGCAGGAATATAAGACTTCCGTCCTGGTGCAGCAGGCGGGGCTGGCG GCACTGAAGATGCTGGCCATTGCCAGCTCCTCGGAGATCCCCACTTTTGTTTCTGGCCGAGATTCTATCCACCCTTTGTTTGATGCCCAGATGACCAGAGAGATCTTTGCCAGCATCGACTCAGCCACCCGCCCAGGCTCTGAGAGCCTGCTCCTTACTGTCCCTGCAGCCGTGATCCTGATGCTGAACACAGAGGG gtgcTCCTCTGCAGTGAGAAACGGTTTGCTCCTTCTCAACCTGCTTCTGTGCAACCACCACACTCTGGGGGACCAGATTATAACCCGAGAGCTGAGAGACACCTTGTTCAGGCACTCCGGGATAGCACCGGGGACAGAGCCCATGCCTACCACGCGCACCGTCCTCATGATGCTTCTCAATCGCTACTCAGAGCCACCGGGCAGTCCTGAGCACACAG CAGCACTGGAAGCCCCTGGTGCCCAGGGCCAGGATGGGTCCCCCGAATGCCTGATCCAATCCCTGGTGGGGGGCCCGTCTGCAGAGATCCTCCTGGGCTTGGAGCGGGTGCTGTGCCGAGAGGGCGGCCCAGGGGGCCCTGTGAGGCCCCTCCTGAAGCGCCTCCAGCAGGagacccagcccttcctcctgttGCTGAGGACTCTGGACGCCCCAGGGTCCAACAAAACTCTGCTGCTGACCGCACTGAG gatcatgacccggcTGCTGGATCACCCTGAGGCCATGGTCCTCCCCTGGCACGAGGTCTTGGAGCCCTGCCTCAACTGTCTCAGTGGCCCTAGCAGTGACTCTGAG ATTGTTCAGCAGCTGCTCTGCTTTCTGCACCGCCTGGCCTCCATGCATAAGGACTATGCTGTGGTTCTCTGCTGCCTGGGAGCCAAAGAGACCCTCTCCAAAGTCCTGGACAAGCACTCGGCTCAGCTGCTGCTGGCCTGTGAGCTTCGGGACCTGGTGACGGAGTGTGAAAAACACGCCCAGCTCTATAGTAACCTCACCTCCAGCATCCTGGCTGGCTGCATTCAG ATGGTCCTGGGCCAGATCGAAGACCACAGACGGACCCACCGACCCATCAACATCCCCTTCTTTGACGTGTTCCTCCGGCATCTGTGCCAGG gctccaGTGTGGAAGTGAAGGAGGACAAGTGCTGGGAGAAGGTGGAGGTGTCCTCCAACCCGCACCGGGCCAGCAAGCTGACCGACCGCAACCCCAAGACCTACTGGGAGTCCAACGGCAGCACCGGCTCCCACTACATCACCTTGCACATGCACCGTGGTGTTCTTGTCAG GCAGCTGACTTTGCTCGTGGCCAGTGAGGACTCAAGCTACATGCCAGCCAGGGTGGTGGTGTTTGGGGGCGATAGTGCCAGCTGCATCAGCACTGAGCTCAACACG gTGAATGTGATGCCCTCCGCCAGCCGGGTGATCCTCCTGGAGAACCTGACCCGCTTCTGGCCCGTCATCCAGATCCGCATAAAGCGCTGCCAGCAG GGCGGCATTGACACCCGGGTTCGAGGCGTGGAGGTCCTGGGCCCCAAGCCCACTTTCTGGCCACTGTTTCGGGAGCAGCTGTGTCGCCGGACATGTCTCTTCTATACCATTCGGGCACAAGCCTGGAGCCGGGACATAGCAGAGGACCGCAAGCGCCTCCTCCAGCTCTGTCCCCG ACTCAACAGGGTTCTGCGCTACGAGCAGAATTTTGCTGATCGCTTCCTCCCTGATGACGAGGCCGCCCAAGCACTGGGCAAGACCTGCTGGGAGGCCCTGGTCAGCCCCCTGGTGCAGAACATCACCTCCCCCG ATGCGGAGGGTGTGAGCTCCCTGGGATGGCTGCTGGATCAGTACTTAGAGCAAAGGGAGAGCTCTCAGAACCCCCTGAGTCGAGCAGCATCCTTTGCCTCTCGAGTTCGTCGCCTTTGTCACTTGCTGGTGCATGTGGAGCCCCCGCCTGGGCCTTCTCCTGAGCCATCCACTCAGCCCA tcagcaagaacagtaaGGTCCGGGATCGGAGCCCCGGGCCGTCGGCAGCCCTTCCAAGCAGCAGCCTGAGGAACATAACACAGTGCTGGCTGACCGTGGTGCAGGAGCAG GTCAGCAGGTTCCTGGCTGCAGCCTGGAGGGCCCCTGACTTTGTGCCTCGATACTGTAAACTCTATGAGCATCTGCAGAGAGCAGGCTCAGAGCTCTTTGGGCCTCGGGCAGCCTTCACGCTGGCTCTGCGCAGTGGCTTCTCTGGTGCCTTGCTCCAGCAGTCCTTCCTCACCGCTGCCCAC ATAAGTGAGCAGTTTGCCAGGCACATCGACCAGCAGATCCAGGGCGGCCTGGTTGGCGGAGCCCCTGGAGTGGAAATGCTGGGGCGGCTTCAGCGGCATCTGGAGCCCATCATGGTCCTTTCTGGCCTGGAGCTGGCCACTACTTTTGAGCACTTCTACCA GCACTACATGGCGGACCGTCTCCTGAGCTTGGGCTCGAGCTGGCTGGAGGGGGCTGTGCTGGAGCAGATCGGCCTCTGCTTCCCCAACCGCCTCCCCCAGCAGATGCTGCGCAGTCTGAGCATCTCGGAGGAGCTGCAGCGCCAGTTCCACGTCTACCAGCTCCAGCGGCTTGACAAGCTGCTCTTGGAGCAGGAGAATGAGGAGGAACAGGGCCTGGAAGAAGAGGAG gaggaagcagaggaagaggaggctgaaaAAGAACTATTTATCGAAGATTCAAGTCCAACAGTTTCCATACTGGTCCTGTCACCACGCTGCTGGCCGGTCTCCCCACTCTGCTACCTGTACCATCCCAGAAAGTGCCTTCCCACTGAATTCTGTGATGCCCTTGACCGCTTCTCCAATTTCTACAGCCAGA GTCAGAATCATCCAGCCCTGGACATGGGACCCCATCGGCGGCTGCAGTGGACGTGGCTGGGCCGGGCTGAGCTGCAGTTTGGGGACCAGACCCTCCATGTGTCCACTGTGCAGATGTGGCTGCTGTTGCATTTCAATCAGACAGAG GAGGTGTCTGTAGAGACCCTGCTGAAGAATTCTGACCTCACCCCGGAGCTGCTGCTCCAGGCacttctgcccctcacctcagACAATGGCCCTTTGACCCTGCATGAGGGTCAGGGCTTTCCATACAGGG GTGTGCTGCGGCTTCGGACGCCTGGGTCCCAGCGCTGTGGGGAGGCCCTGTGGCTGATACCTCCGCAGACATACCTGAATGTAGAGAAGGATGAGGGCCGAACTCTGGAAAAAAAGAGGAACCTCTTGAGCTGTCTTCTTGTCCGTATTCTCAAAGCCCATGGGGAAAAGGGCCTCCATATTGATCAGCTGGTTTGTCTG GTGCTGGAGGCCTGGCAGAAGGGTCCAAACCCCCCTGGAAGCCTGGGCCGCACTGTTGCAGGAGGCGTGGCCTGTACCAGTACTGATGTCCTCTCTTGCATCCTGCACCTCCTGGGCCAGGGCTACGTGGAACGGCGCGACGACCGGCCCCAGATCCTGGTGTATGCCACcccagagcccacagggccttgcCGGGGTCAGGCAGAGGTCCCCTTCTGTGGCAGCCAGACCACCAAGACCTCCAAGCCTAG CCCAGAAGCTGTAGCCGCCCTGGCCTCTCTCCAGCTGCCTGCAGGCCGCACCatgagcccccaggaggtcgaAGGGTTGATGGAGCAGACGGTACGGCAGGTGCAGGAGACGCTGAACCTAGAGCCCGATGTAGCTCAGCACCTTTTGGCTCATTCTCACTGGGGTGCTGAACAGCTGCTGCAGAGCTACAGTGATAACCCCGAACCCCTGCTGCTGGCAGCTGGGCTGTGCCTACCCCAGGCCCAGGCTGCCCCCGCACGCCCCGACCACTGCCCTGTGTGCGTCAGCCCGCTGGAGCCCGACGACGActtgccctccctctgctgcagGCACTACTGCTGTAAG tCTTGCTGGAATGAGTATCTGACAACTCGGATTGAGCAGAACCTTGTGTTGAATTGCACCTGCCCCATTGCCGACTGCCCTGCGCAGCCCACTGGAGCCTTCATCCGGGCCATTGTCTCCTCCCCGGACGTCATCTCCAAG TACGAGAAGGCCCTCCTGCGTGGCTACGTGGAGAGCTGCTCCAACCTGACCTGGTGCACCAACCCCCAGGGCTGCGACCGCATCCTGTGCCGCCAGGGCCTGGGCTGTGGGACCACCTGCTCCAAGTGTGGCTGGGCCTCCTGCTTCAACTGTAGTTTCCCTGAG GCACACTACCCTGCCAGCTGTGGCCACATGTCCCAGTGGGTCGATGACGGCGGCTACTACGACGGCATGAGCGTGGAGGCCCAGAGCAAGCACCTGGCCAAGCTCATCTCCAAGCGCTGTCCCAGCTGCCAGGCTCCCATTGAGAAGAACGAAGGGTGTCTGCA TATGACCTGTGCCAAATGCAACCACGGATTCTGCTGGCGCTGCCTCAAGTCCTGGAAGCCAAATCACAAAGACTATTACAACTGCTCTGCCATG GTGAGCAGAGCAGCTCGCCAGGAGAAGCGGTTTCAGGACTATAACGAGAGATGTACTTTCCATCACCAGGCCCGG GAGTTCGCTGTGAGCCTGCGGGACCGCGTGTCTGCCATCCACGAGGTGCCACCCCCCAAATCCTTCACCTTCCTCAGTGACGCCTGCCGGGGACTGGAGCAGGCTCGCAag GTGCTGGCCTACGCCTGCGTGTACAGCTTCTACAGCCAGGACGCGGAGCACGCGGACGTGCTGGAGCAGCAGACCGAGAACCTGGAGCTGCACACCAACGCCCTGCAGATACTCCTCG AGGAGACGCTGCTGCGGTGCCGAGACCTGGCCTCATCCCTGCGCCTCCTGCGAGCCGACTGCCTTAGCACGGGCCTGGAGCTGCTGCGGAGGATCCAGGAGAGGCTGCTGGCTATTCTGCAGCATTCTATGCAG GACTTCCGGGTTGGTCTGCAGAGCCCATCGTTAGAGGCCCGAGAGGCGAAAGGATCCAACGTGCCTGGCAGTCA gtccCAGGGCTCCTCGGGGCTGGAGGTAGATGAGGAGGACGATGACGACGACGATGATGACGACGGGCCCGAGTGGCAGCAGGACGAGTTTGATGAGGAGCTGGACAACGACAGCTTTTCCTATGACGAGGAGTCTGAGAACCTGGACCGAGACACTTTCTTCTTCGGTGACGAGGAGGAGGATGATGAGGCCTATGACTGA